In one window of Tumebacillus algifaecis DNA:
- a CDS encoding phage tail sheath subtilisin-like domain-containing protein — MAGGKWTILDTLDPSQRSGFYINFVADAAAGVQAGVQGIVAIPVTAPWGPEGQLVKITSDLEFAATFSNLEEGSAAALILQALKGGASTVLAYRMATGAMKAKATLKEGAEDLVKVDAKYSGAYGNRLTLSINGSLADASEKEFKIYDGAKLLEKYAFDGTATGLVATVGNNSKYVVLSKVADGTFSTIANQPLTGGVSGLTVTNSEYMDAFAVFEGHAYEFNILTIGSGESSLQQSAAEFIRRLRGEGHFVQLVLGHGEADEFDAAKAAALNLNHEGIVYHNIGVKLAGSELTPAEFSGRIAGMIAGAGPDASITYAQVRDIDSLTNMLNHNQVREANKAGLVTAFYDGEIYRIEKGINTLTSYSESQHEGYSKIKNISVLDAIGNALTISANKNYIGKVLNDVVGRDALLGAIRAAFDIFEQGRLIQKGSLVGLDPTRPSVGDQVFLDLRVTPIDAMEEIYTTIRVGR; from the coding sequence ATGGCAGGAGGAAAATGGACGATTCTCGATACTCTCGATCCGTCTCAACGTTCTGGTTTTTATATTAACTTTGTGGCAGATGCTGCAGCCGGCGTACAAGCGGGTGTGCAAGGCATCGTCGCGATTCCGGTCACCGCGCCGTGGGGCCCGGAAGGTCAGCTGGTGAAAATCACCTCGGACCTGGAATTTGCTGCTACGTTCTCCAACCTGGAAGAAGGTTCGGCAGCTGCGTTGATTCTGCAGGCGCTCAAAGGCGGCGCCAGCACCGTGCTGGCCTACCGCATGGCGACTGGTGCCATGAAAGCGAAAGCGACGCTGAAAGAGGGCGCGGAAGATCTGGTCAAAGTGGATGCGAAATACAGCGGTGCCTACGGCAACCGTTTGACTTTGTCGATCAACGGCTCGCTGGCCGACGCATCGGAGAAAGAATTTAAAATCTACGATGGCGCGAAACTGCTGGAGAAGTATGCGTTTGACGGCACCGCTACTGGGCTGGTCGCAACAGTTGGCAATAACTCCAAATATGTGGTGCTCAGCAAAGTGGCAGACGGCACGTTCAGCACGATCGCCAACCAACCGCTGACGGGCGGCGTTTCCGGGCTTACGGTGACCAACTCCGAGTATATGGATGCGTTTGCGGTGTTTGAAGGGCACGCGTATGAGTTTAACATCCTCACCATCGGTTCTGGCGAATCCTCGCTACAGCAGTCGGCAGCAGAGTTTATCCGCCGTCTGCGCGGGGAAGGCCATTTTGTCCAATTGGTGCTCGGTCATGGCGAAGCGGATGAATTTGATGCGGCGAAGGCGGCAGCATTGAACCTGAACCATGAAGGCATCGTCTATCACAACATCGGGGTCAAACTGGCAGGTTCGGAGCTGACTCCGGCCGAATTCTCGGGCCGGATCGCCGGGATGATCGCCGGAGCGGGCCCGGATGCTTCGATCACCTATGCGCAGGTGCGTGACATCGATAGTCTGACCAATATGCTCAACCACAACCAAGTCCGCGAAGCGAACAAAGCAGGTCTGGTCACTGCCTTCTATGACGGTGAAATCTACCGCATCGAAAAAGGCATCAACACCTTGACCTCCTATTCTGAAAGCCAGCACGAAGGCTACAGCAAAATCAAAAACATCTCCGTGCTCGATGCGATCGGCAATGCGCTGACCATCTCGGCGAACAAAAACTACATCGGCAAAGTGCTCAACGATGTGGTGGGCCGCGACGCCCTGCTCGGCGCAATCCGTGCGGCGTTTGACATCTTCGAACAAGGCCGCCTGATCCAAAAAGGCTCTCTGGTCGGCCTTGACCCGACCCGTCCATCGGTGGGCGACCAAGTGTTCCTCGACCTTCGCGTCACCCCGATCGACGCGATGGAAGAAATCTATACAACCATTCGAGTGGGCCGCTAA